One region of Streptomyces sp. CG4 genomic DNA includes:
- a CDS encoding M12 family metallopeptidase: MTRRHCSLPRQPAPCFAPGLTAERQGALLAGRRMWVNGTVLHYYFYAGGSDASVIPVPGTGELRRVPWAGDEAQREAVRDCLREWQGLGIGVTFAEVGDRREAELRIGFQAGGGSWSAVGREALSAGRSERTMNLGWDVTGPGERGTVLHQIGHALGMVHEHQSPYAGLHWDDEAVYAELAGPPNFWSRETTYTNVLRELDAGEASGSVWDPQSVMTFPFGPGLVLEPEQYRGGLAPAGGPSPADKEFVLRWYPPADPAGPAALVPFRSAALGLGPGEQADFTVEPPETREYTVGTFGDADSVLVVFEERDGVPRFLAGHDDGSGPDNAAVRVRLVKGRRYVVRVRLHSTWGSGETAVMCW; the protein is encoded by the coding sequence ATGACCCGACGCCACTGCTCGCTCCCGCGGCAGCCGGCCCCGTGCTTCGCACCGGGGCTGACCGCCGAACGGCAGGGCGCGCTGCTCGCCGGGCGGCGGATGTGGGTCAACGGCACGGTCCTGCACTACTACTTCTACGCCGGCGGTTCCGATGCCTCCGTGATCCCGGTCCCCGGGACCGGGGAACTGCGCCGGGTGCCGTGGGCCGGTGACGAAGCACAGCGGGAGGCGGTCCGCGACTGCCTGCGCGAATGGCAGGGGCTCGGCATCGGTGTCACGTTCGCCGAGGTCGGCGACCGGCGCGAGGCGGAGCTGCGGATCGGGTTCCAGGCCGGCGGCGGTTCCTGGTCGGCGGTGGGCCGGGAGGCGCTGTCGGCCGGCCGGAGCGAGCGCACCATGAACCTGGGCTGGGACGTGACGGGGCCCGGGGAGCGGGGCACGGTCCTGCACCAGATCGGGCACGCGCTCGGCATGGTGCACGAGCACCAGAGCCCGTACGCCGGGCTGCACTGGGACGACGAGGCCGTGTACGCCGAGCTGGCGGGCCCGCCGAACTTCTGGAGCCGGGAGACAACGTACACGAACGTCCTGCGCGAGCTGGACGCCGGCGAGGCGAGCGGCTCGGTGTGGGATCCGCAGTCGGTGATGACGTTCCCGTTCGGTCCGGGGCTGGTGCTGGAGCCGGAGCAGTACCGCGGGGGGCTGGCTCCGGCCGGCGGGCCGTCGCCGGCCGACAAGGAGTTCGTGCTGCGCTGGTATCCGCCCGCCGACCCGGCGGGGCCGGCCGCGCTGGTGCCGTTCCGGTCCGCGGCGCTCGGTCTCGGGCCGGGCGAGCAGGCCGACTTCACCGTCGAGCCGCCGGAGACCCGCGAGTACACCGTGGGCACCTTCGGCGACGCCGACAGCGTGCTCGTGGTCTTCGAGGAGCGCGACGGGGTGCCGCGCTTCCTCGCGGGCCACGACGACGGCAGCGGCCCGGACAACGCCGCCGTGCGGGTCCGGCTCGTCAAGGGCCGGCGCTATGTCGTCCGCGTCCGCCTCCACTCGACTTGGGGGTCGGGGGAGACAGCGGTCATGTGCTGGTGA